In one window of Posidoniimonas corsicana DNA:
- a CDS encoding DUF423 domain-containing protein: MNWIAAAGVWGALGIAIGAFGAHGLPAYLEANGYDAAAIAQRLDTFNTGAQYQMYAALAMLGVGVARLSVPSNLLGAAGWALLAGSLVFSGLLYAIALLSDDFRWLGAIVPIGGLSMIAGWVLIAVAGFARRRLGVSQD, from the coding sequence ATGAACTGGATTGCGGCGGCGGGGGTCTGGGGGGCGTTGGGGATCGCGATCGGGGCGTTCGGCGCCCACGGACTGCCGGCCTACCTCGAGGCCAACGGCTACGACGCCGCGGCTATCGCCCAGCGGCTAGACACGTTCAACACCGGCGCCCAGTACCAGATGTACGCGGCGCTGGCCATGCTGGGGGTGGGCGTCGCACGGCTTTCTGTGCCCAGCAATCTGCTGGGCGCCGCCGGTTGGGCGCTGCTGGCGGGATCACTAGTCTTCAGCGGCCTGCTGTACGCCATCGCCCTCTTGAGCGACGACTTCCGCTGGCTCGGCGCCATCGTGCCGATCGGCGGCCTGTCGATGATCGCGGGATGGGTGCTTATCGCGGTCGCTGGTTTCGCCCGGCGCAGGTTAGGTGTGTCCCAGGACTGA
- a CDS encoding RNA polymerase sigma factor, which translates to MTFATETLEAQTASSETPLESLVRAAQTGDRAAFGELVERYEGMVKSVALRRLGDEAEALELAQDVFMKAMQRIDQLKEPAAIGGWLRQITVRMAINRQVRRKPVVSAEPQTLEATVYEDRTPLDTALTNERAQQVRGGLDRLGEMDRSTLVAFYVRGESLNEMSVAFRAPVGTIKRRLHVARKRLAAELEMLQAV; encoded by the coding sequence ATGACTTTCGCTACCGAAACCTTAGAAGCCCAAACCGCGTCGAGCGAAACCCCACTCGAGTCGCTGGTCCGCGCCGCCCAGACGGGTGACCGGGCCGCGTTCGGCGAGCTGGTCGAGCGTTACGAGGGGATGGTCAAGAGCGTGGCGCTGCGTCGCCTCGGAGACGAAGCCGAGGCGCTCGAGCTCGCCCAGGACGTGTTCATGAAGGCGATGCAGCGGATCGATCAGCTCAAGGAGCCGGCGGCCATCGGCGGCTGGCTGCGGCAGATCACCGTCCGCATGGCCATCAACCGCCAGGTCCGGCGCAAGCCGGTTGTGTCGGCCGAGCCGCAGACCCTCGAGGCCACCGTCTACGAGGACCGCACCCCGCTGGACACCGCGCTCACCAACGAGCGGGCCCAGCAGGTCCGCGGCGGCCTGGACCGACTCGGCGAGATGGACCGCAGCACGCTGGTCGCGTTCTACGTGCGGGGCGAGTCGCTCAACGAGATGAGCGTCGCGTTCCGGGCGCCGGTCGGCACCATCAAGCGCCGGCTGCACGTCGCGCGGAAGCGGCTCGCAGCCGAGCTCGAGATGCTACAGGCAGTTTAG